A single window of Enterobacteriaceae bacterium ESL0689 DNA harbors:
- a CDS encoding DNA topoisomerase III — protein MRLFIAEKPSLGRAIAEVLPKPHRKGDGYIACGDGQVVTWCIGHLLEQAQPDVYDDRYVRWNLQDLPIVPEKWQLQPKTSVMKQLNTIRRLLGEAQEIVHAGDPDREGQLLVDEVLDYLQLAAEKRQHVQRCLINDLNPQAVDRAISRLRANHEFIPLCVSALARARADWLYGINMTRAYTLLGRHAGYQGVLSVGRVQTPVLGLVVRRDEEIENFIAKDFFEVKAHIVTPQGERFTAIWQPSEACEPYQDEEGRLLHRPLAEHVVRRITGQPAIVTAYHDKREAEPPPLPFSLSSLQIEAAKRFALSAQNVLDICQKLYETHKLITYPRSDSRYLPEEHFAGRQAVFNAISVHAAELLPQPVIDLAIRNRCWDDKKVDAHHAIIPTARSSAVKLTDNEEKIYNLIARQYLMQFCPAAQFRQCQIDLDIVSGKFVAKARFLTEAGWRTLLGSKERDEENDGIPLPVVAKQDQLLCEQGEVVARQTQPPRHFTDATLLSAMTGIARFVQDKNLKKILRATDGLGTEATRAGIIELLFKRNFLIKKGRSIHATKAGRALIHSLPETASRPDMTAHWESELTKISEKQCRYQDFMQPLIDSLHQLISQARSTPTTQFRGIMAASGKYNAGDSQRKPRRKGKTKNRAAGNSP, from the coding sequence TAAAGGGGATGGTTATATTGCCTGTGGCGATGGTCAGGTGGTGACCTGGTGTATTGGCCATCTGCTGGAGCAGGCGCAGCCGGATGTTTATGATGATCGCTATGTTCGCTGGAATTTACAGGATCTGCCGATTGTACCGGAAAAATGGCAGCTTCAGCCGAAAACATCGGTGATGAAACAACTGAATACCATCCGGCGGTTGCTGGGTGAAGCGCAGGAGATCGTCCATGCTGGCGACCCGGACCGGGAAGGTCAGCTTCTGGTCGATGAGGTGCTTGATTATCTGCAACTCGCCGCGGAAAAGCGCCAGCATGTGCAACGTTGTCTGATTAACGACCTCAATCCGCAGGCGGTGGACCGCGCGATTTCACGCCTGCGTGCCAATCACGAATTTATACCATTATGCGTCTCTGCGCTGGCCCGTGCGCGCGCTGACTGGCTGTATGGCATTAATATGACCCGTGCCTATACCTTACTGGGACGTCATGCCGGTTATCAGGGGGTATTATCGGTTGGGCGGGTTCAGACCCCCGTACTGGGGCTGGTGGTGCGTCGCGATGAAGAAATCGAAAATTTTATCGCGAAAGATTTTTTTGAAGTCAAGGCACACATTGTCACCCCGCAGGGAGAGCGTTTTACCGCCATCTGGCAACCGAGTGAGGCTTGCGAACCCTATCAGGATGAAGAAGGGCGCTTGTTGCATCGACCACTGGCGGAACATGTGGTCAGGCGTATTACTGGCCAGCCTGCGATCGTCACCGCGTATCATGATAAGCGGGAAGCAGAACCGCCGCCGTTACCTTTTTCGCTCTCCTCACTGCAAATTGAAGCAGCGAAGCGTTTTGCCTTGAGTGCGCAAAATGTGCTTGATATTTGCCAGAAACTGTATGAAACGCACAAACTGATTACCTATCCGCGTTCAGATAGTCGTTATCTGCCAGAAGAGCATTTTGCTGGTCGTCAGGCAGTATTTAATGCCATCAGCGTACATGCGGCGGAATTGTTACCACAACCGGTTATCGATCTGGCGATACGCAATCGCTGCTGGGATGATAAAAAGGTCGACGCACACCATGCAATTATTCCGACTGCGCGCAGCAGTGCAGTGAAACTCACTGATAATGAAGAAAAAATTTATAATCTGATCGCCCGCCAGTATCTGATGCAGTTTTGCCCGGCGGCACAGTTTCGTCAATGTCAGATTGATCTTGATATTGTCAGCGGTAAGTTTGTCGCAAAAGCGCGCTTTCTGACCGAAGCGGGCTGGCGCACGCTGTTGGGCAGTAAAGAGCGTGATGAAGAGAATGACGGTATACCCTTGCCGGTAGTGGCAAAACAGGATCAATTGCTGTGTGAACAAGGTGAGGTGGTGGCCCGACAGACTCAGCCCCCTCGTCACTTTACCGATGCGACATTGCTCTCGGCAATGACCGGCATTGCCCGTTTTGTTCAGGATAAAAATTTGAAAAAGATCTTACGCGCCACCGATGGGTTGGGCACTGAGGCGACCCGCGCTGGCATTATCGAGCTGCTGTTTAAACGAAATTTTCTGATAAAAAAGGGGCGTTCTATCCATGCCACGAAGGCGGGGCGGGCGTTAATTCACTCGCTGCCAGAGACCGCTTCCCGTCCGGATATGACCGCTCACTGGGAGTCGGAATTAACTAAAATAAGTGAAAAACAGTGTCGTTATCAGGATTTTATGCAGCCACTGATCGATTCACTGCATCAGCTTATTAGCCAGGCGCGAAGCACGCCGACAACGCAGTTCCGGGGGATTATGGCCGCCTCCGGAAAGTACAACGCTGGCGACAGCCAACGAAAACCCCGCCGCAAGGGGAAAACGAAAAACCGCGCGGCGGGAAATTCACCCTGA
- a CDS encoding polymer-forming cytoskeletal protein: MNSENNKQNLFFYSASAAWLISLLSWAFGFTLLSLATLALALTAFLFYGLQRRKMNMFGKSKLTPESPVEETMPQPTESQGEISKFAHQKNTIIGADVHVEGNLTIADQIYIHGSVTGDIHASGGIVKVMSSGSVQGNIVCSHLIVDGRITGECLAEDIEIAERGSITGNLTYTSLCVKKGGVFIGGANMFKEQDRASVTELILTTEEELTA; the protein is encoded by the coding sequence ATGAACTCAGAGAACAACAAACAGAATCTGTTTTTTTATAGTGCTTCTGCGGCCTGGCTCATATCATTACTGAGCTGGGCATTTGGTTTTACCCTGCTTTCACTGGCGACCTTAGCACTGGCGCTTACCGCATTTTTATTTTATGGATTACAAAGAAGGAAAATGAATATGTTTGGAAAAAGCAAATTAACACCAGAATCTCCTGTAGAAGAGACCATGCCACAGCCGACGGAGTCACAAGGAGAAATATCGAAGTTTGCTCATCAGAAAAATACTATTATCGGCGCTGATGTCCATGTTGAAGGCAATCTGACCATCGCTGATCAAATCTATATTCATGGTAGTGTAACCGGTGATATTCATGCCTCCGGCGGCATCGTGAAGGTCATGAGCAGCGGTTCAGTACAGGGCAATATCGTCTGTAGTCATCTGATCGTTGATGGGCGTATTACTGGCGAGTGCCTGGCAGAAGATATCGAAATTGCCGAGCGCGGCAGCATTACCGGCAACCTGACTTATACTTCGCTCTGTGTCAAAAAAGGCGGCGTTTTTATTGGCGGTGCCAATATGTTTAAAGAGCAGGACAGAGCCAGTGTTACCGAGCTGATCCTCACAACAGAAGAAGAACTGACTGCCTGA
- the spy gene encoding ATP-independent periplasmic protein-refolding chaperone Spy, which translates to MKKITALFFASTLALGMTGYAHAVDGDTPHIKKDSMERYHKGMHGHSIHMALKNIKLTDEQKKQIHDIVKNQDEKNPQPAEEDLRAMHDLITSDTFDQAKAEAQIDKIAAWHKAALLQRLQVQNKIYNILTPEQKKKFSDNLNKKMTELEKRAAVRK; encoded by the coding sequence ATGAAAAAGATAACCGCACTGTTTTTTGCATCCACACTGGCATTGGGAATGACGGGCTATGCGCATGCGGTGGATGGCGATACTCCGCATATCAAAAAGGATAGCATGGAGCGCTATCATAAAGGTATGCATGGCCATTCGATTCATATGGCATTAAAAAATATCAAATTGACGGATGAGCAAAAAAAGCAGATCCACGATATTGTAAAAAATCAGGATGAAAAAAATCCGCAGCCTGCGGAGGAAGATCTACGGGCAATGCATGATCTGATTACCAGCGATACGTTCGATCAGGCAAAGGCTGAAGCACAAATTGATAAAATAGCAGCATGGCATAAAGCGGCATTGCTGCAACGTCTGCAAGTTCAGAATAAAATCTATAATATTCTGACGCCAGAACAGAAAAAAAAGTTCAGTGATAATCTAAATAAAAAAATGACAGAGCTCGAAAAGAGAGCAGCTGTCAGGAAATGA
- the gdhA gene encoding NADP-specific glutamate dehydrogenase gives MDNLSTLESFLVHVQQRAPHQPEFAQAVQEVMTTLWPFLEENPHYRQFSLLERLVEPERAIQFRVAWIDDHNQVQVNRAWRVQFNSAIGPYKGGMRFHPSVNLSILKFLGFEQIFKNALTTLPMGGGKGGSDFDPKGKSDGEVMRFCQALMTELYRHLGSDTDVPAGDIGVGAREIGFMAGMMKKLSNNSACVFTGKGLSFGGSLIRPEATGYGLIYFTDAMLKHHGMSLDGMRVAVSGSGNVAQYAIEKAMMMGARVITASDSGGTVVDEEGFTAEKLARLCAIKNRREGRIADYAQEYGLTYLDGAQPWSVPVDIALPCATQNELDVDAAGQLIAHGVKVVAEGANMPTTIAATNLFLDAGVLFAPGKAANAGGVATSGLEMAQNAARMSWSAEEVDRRLHQIMSDIHHACVRYGGQGRQTNYVRGANIAGFVKVADAMLAQGVL, from the coding sequence ATGGATAATCTCTCTACGCTGGAAAGTTTTCTCGTTCATGTTCAGCAACGTGCTCCTCATCAACCTGAGTTTGCCCAGGCAGTCCAGGAAGTGATGACCACACTGTGGCCCTTTCTTGAAGAAAATCCGCACTATCGCCAGTTTTCACTGCTGGAGCGCCTGGTCGAGCCGGAGCGTGCTATTCAGTTCCGTGTCGCATGGATCGATGACCATAATCAGGTGCAGGTCAATCGCGCCTGGCGTGTGCAGTTCAATTCCGCTATTGGTCCGTATAAAGGCGGCATGCGTTTTCATCCCTCGGTGAACCTGTCTATTCTCAAATTCCTTGGCTTTGAACAAATCTTTAAAAATGCCCTGACCACCTTGCCGATGGGCGGCGGCAAAGGTGGCAGTGATTTTGATCCCAAAGGTAAAAGTGATGGTGAAGTGATGCGCTTTTGCCAGGCACTGATGACAGAACTGTATCGCCATTTAGGCTCGGATACTGACGTCCCTGCTGGTGATATTGGCGTCGGAGCTCGTGAGATCGGTTTTATGGCCGGCATGATGAAAAAGCTGTCCAACAATAGCGCCTGTGTTTTTACCGGGAAAGGGCTCTCGTTTGGTGGCAGTCTGATCCGCCCGGAAGCAACTGGTTATGGCCTGATCTACTTTACTGATGCCATGCTTAAACATCACGGTATGAGCCTTGACGGGATGCGGGTCGCCGTGTCTGGTTCCGGCAATGTCGCACAATACGCGATCGAAAAAGCCATGATGATGGGCGCACGTGTCATCACAGCTTCAGACTCCGGTGGGACGGTGGTCGACGAAGAGGGTTTCACTGCCGAAAAACTGGCCCGTCTGTGCGCGATCAAAAACCGTCGCGAGGGCCGAATCGCTGACTACGCTCAGGAATATGGCCTGACCTATCTGGACGGTGCACAACCCTGGTCGGTTCCTGTCGATATTGCCCTGCCTTGCGCGACACAAAACGAACTGGATGTTGACGCTGCCGGTCAGCTGATCGCGCATGGCGTGAAAGTGGTGGCGGAAGGCGCCAATATGCCGACCACTATTGCGGCCACCAACCTGTTCCTCGACGCTGGCGTTTTGTTCGCCCCCGGCAAAGCCGCTAACGCTGGCGGTGTTGCAACATCAGGGCTGGAAATGGCACAAAATGCGGCACGCATGAGCTGGAGTGCCGAGGAAGTCGATCGGCGTTTGCATCAGATTATGTCAGATATTCATCACGCCTGTGTGCGATATGGCGGTCAGGGGCGACAAACCAACTATGTTCGCGGTGCCAACATCGCCGGTTTTGTCAAAGTGGCGGACGCGATGCTGGCACAAGGGGTGCTGTAA
- the xthA gene encoding exodeoxyribonuclease III: protein MKFISFNINGLRAHLHQLAAIIEKHQPDIIGLQETKVHDDMFPHEEVAKFGYHVFYHGQKGHYGVALLCKTVPVFVHRGFPDDDPEAQRRMIIAGIPSPLGPVTVINGYFPQGESRDHPIKFPAKAAFYQKLQDYLHSTLNKNNPVLIMGDMNISPTDLDIGIGEENRKRWLRAGKCSFLPEERQWMARLLDWGLVDTWRHANPLCQDRFSWFDYRSRGFADNRGLRIDLLLASAPLIHCCVDTGIDYAIRGMEKPSDHAPVWATFHTAE from the coding sequence ATGAAATTTATCTCTTTTAATATCAATGGACTACGCGCCCATTTACATCAACTGGCAGCCATTATCGAAAAACACCAGCCTGATATTATTGGCCTGCAGGAAACCAAAGTTCATGATGATATGTTTCCTCACGAAGAGGTGGCGAAATTCGGTTATCACGTCTTTTATCATGGACAAAAAGGCCATTATGGTGTGGCATTATTGTGCAAAACCGTTCCCGTATTTGTCCATCGCGGTTTCCCCGATGATGACCCGGAGGCACAACGGCGCATGATCATTGCCGGTATTCCCTCTCCCCTTGGTCCTGTCACCGTCATCAACGGCTATTTTCCGCAGGGCGAGAGTCGTGACCATCCGATTAAGTTCCCGGCTAAAGCGGCGTTCTATCAGAAACTGCAGGATTATCTGCACAGCACACTGAATAAAAATAACCCGGTACTGATTATGGGCGATATGAATATCAGCCCGACCGATCTGGATATCGGCATTGGTGAAGAGAACCGTAAACGCTGGCTGCGTGCCGGTAAGTGCTCATTCCTGCCCGAAGAGCGGCAATGGATGGCGCGTCTGCTCGACTGGGGGCTGGTAGATACCTGGCGCCATGCCAATCCGCTATGTCAGGATCGCTTCTCATGGTTCGACTACCGCTCACGGGGATTCGCGGACAACCGGGGACTGCGTATCGATTTGCTGCTGGCCAGTGCGCCGTTGATCCATTGTTGCGTTGATACCGGTATTGATTACGCGATCCGTGGCATGGAAAAACCGTCTGACCATGCTCCCGTCTGGGCCACCTTTCACACCGCTGAGTAA
- a CDS encoding metal-dependent hydrolase — protein sequence MTAEGHILFSIACGVFAKNAALTPVLAQGDWWHIIPSVVLTSLVPDIDHPHSFVGQRLPWIARPIARIFGHRGFTHSLLAVAAALTLFYLYQPESSFLPADVLQGMVLGYISHIVADMLTPAGVPLLWPCHWRFRLPVLMSQKSNQSERLLCIGLLVCTLWMPHTFAENDVIRRSSIMIQSLQDTFSLFLRQTERLKDHATHPQH from the coding sequence ATGACGGCGGAAGGCCATATTCTATTTTCTATCGCCTGTGGTGTATTTGCTAAAAATGCAGCATTAACCCCGGTTCTTGCACAAGGTGACTGGTGGCATATTATTCCTTCTGTCGTACTAACCAGCCTGGTCCCTGATATCGATCATCCACACTCATTCGTGGGCCAGCGCTTGCCCTGGATAGCCAGACCGATAGCGCGTATTTTTGGTCATCGCGGCTTTACCCATAGCCTGCTTGCGGTGGCTGCCGCGCTAACACTCTTTTATTTGTACCAGCCTGAGAGCAGCTTCCTTCCCGCCGATGTACTCCAGGGCATGGTATTGGGCTATATCAGCCACATTGTTGCTGATATGCTCACGCCAGCAGGCGTCCCCCTGTTGTGGCCTTGTCACTGGCGTTTTCGTTTGCCTGTTCTGATGTCACAAAAAAGCAATCAGTCAGAACGGCTCCTGTGCATAGGATTGCTGGTTTGTACCCTGTGGATGCCTCACACTTTCGCTGAGAATGATGTGATACGCAGGTCATCCATCATGATCCAATCGCTACAGGACACGTTCAGTCTCTTCCTCAGGCAAACGGAAAGATTAAAAGACCACGCCACTCACCCACAGCATTAA
- a CDS encoding YniB family protein, protein MTYQQARYWAVVKRLAGSVIFILALVSTLISVLKFMYEHSVKKAGIDAVMMDFFHVLIDMIRVNTPFLNFFWHHSPLPDFAHSLNPLFWIIYMLIFIGLALQASGARMGRQVRFLGERIEDQMILEQAQGTEGLTREQWVQRIIIPRHTLLVQYFPLYILPVMIFIVSYIFFSLSGFI, encoded by the coding sequence ATGACATATCAACAAGCCCGATACTGGGCGGTAGTGAAACGGCTGGCAGGCAGCGTTATTTTTATTCTGGCTCTGGTTTCGACGCTGATATCAGTGCTGAAATTTATGTATGAACATAGCGTAAAAAAAGCCGGTATTGATGCGGTAATGATGGATTTTTTCCATGTACTGATTGATATGATCCGTGTCAATACGCCGTTTCTTAATTTTTTCTGGCATCATTCACCGCTGCCAGATTTTGCACACAGCCTGAATCCACTATTCTGGATCATCTATATGCTGATATTTATCGGTCTTGCGTTACAGGCATCGGGTGCACGTATGGGACGACAGGTGAGGTTCCTGGGTGAAAGAATCGAAGATCAAATGATTCTGGAACAGGCACAAGGTACAGAAGGATTAACTCGTGAGCAATGGGTACAACGCATTATCATCCCCCGTCATACCCTTCTGGTACAGTATTTTCCGCTATATATCTTGCCGGTGATGATATTCATTGTCAGCTATATCTTTTTCTCGCTATCGGGTTTTATCTGA
- the osmE gene encoding osmotically-inducible lipoprotein OsmE has product MNKNIAGLLGAMTVATLLAGCTVYDRTADQFTQPVVKDVKKGMSRVQVRQIAGKPTSEIRMIYARGTCQNYILKHRDGTVDTYFVALDDTGHVMNSGYQSCAEYDTDPGSSK; this is encoded by the coding sequence ATGAACAAAAATATTGCAGGATTGTTAGGTGCCATGACCGTTGCCACCTTGCTGGCCGGTTGTACGGTTTATGATCGTACCGCTGACCAGTTCACCCAGCCGGTCGTCAAGGATGTCAAAAAAGGCATGTCCCGTGTACAGGTTCGGCAAATCGCGGGAAAACCCACGTCTGAAATCAGGATGATCTACGCACGCGGAACCTGCCAGAACTATATTCTGAAGCATCGGGATGGTACAGTAGATACCTATTTTGTTGCCCTGGATGATACCGGCCATGTGATGAACTCGGGCTATCAGAGTTGTGCAGAATACGATACCGATCCAGGTAGCAGTAAATAG
- the nadE gene encoding ammonia-dependent NAD(+) synthetase gives MTLQQKIIQTLGTKPQIDAATEVRRSVDFLKSYLQTHPFIKSLVLGISGGQDSTLAGKLCQQAINELRTETGNQQLQFIAVRLPYGIQADEQDCQDAIAFIQPDRVLTVNIKGAVMASEQALRDAGVELNDFVRGNEKARERMKAQYSIAGMNQGVVVGTDHAAEAITGFFTKYGDGGTDINPLYRLNKRQGKQLLTFLGCPPHLYNKQPTADLEDDRPSLPDEVALGVSYENIDDYLEGQQLDKNIMQRIEAWYQKTEHKRHLPITVFDDFWKK, from the coding sequence ATGACGTTACAACAAAAAATTATTCAAACGCTGGGAACAAAGCCGCAAATCGATGCGGCAACAGAGGTGCGCCGCAGTGTCGACTTTTTAAAGTCGTATCTGCAAACCCACCCTTTTATTAAATCACTGGTGCTGGGGATCAGTGGCGGTCAGGACTCCACACTGGCCGGAAAACTCTGTCAGCAGGCGATTAATGAATTACGCACAGAAACTGGTAATCAACAGCTGCAGTTTATCGCCGTCCGCCTGCCCTATGGTATTCAGGCCGATGAGCAGGATTGTCAGGATGCTATCGCTTTTATTCAGCCAGACCGAGTATTGACCGTCAATATAAAAGGTGCGGTTATGGCGAGCGAGCAGGCATTACGTGACGCCGGGGTTGAGCTGAACGACTTCGTCCGTGGTAATGAGAAAGCCCGTGAACGGATGAAAGCACAATACAGCATTGCCGGAATGAACCAGGGGGTGGTGGTCGGTACTGACCATGCTGCGGAAGCCATTACTGGATTCTTCACCAAGTACGGGGATGGTGGCACCGATATCAATCCCCTTTATCGTCTTAATAAACGTCAGGGTAAACAGCTACTGACTTTTCTGGGCTGTCCGCCACACCTCTATAATAAACAACCCACCGCCGATCTCGAGGACGATCGCCCGTCACTGCCCGATGAAGTGGCGCTGGGAGTGAGTTACGAAAATATTGATGATTATCTGGAAGGTCAACAACTCGATAAGAACATCATGCAACGCATTGAGGCGTGGTATCAGAAAACGGAGCATAAACGCCACTTGCCGATCACAGTCTTTGATGATTTCTGGAAAAAATAA
- the cedA gene encoding cell division activator CedA, with protein MNLSMMKRLRQQNRPVISYLPRVEPAPPEHAVKIEGFCDVWRLKGKYVAFIVQGERLCRSPPFDIPESAQRWAMQTRQDNEIGQ; from the coding sequence GTGAATTTATCGATGATGAAGAGGTTGCGCCAACAAAATCGTCCTGTTATTAGCTATCTGCCCCGTGTGGAGCCAGCTCCTCCGGAACATGCGGTTAAAATAGAAGGGTTTTGCGATGTGTGGCGGTTAAAAGGCAAATATGTCGCTTTTATTGTCCAGGGGGAGCGTTTATGTCGTTCCCCGCCGTTTGATATACCGGAGTCAGCACAACGCTGGGCGATGCAAACGCGCCAGGATAATGAGATCGGACAGTAA